Proteins from a single region of Chitinophagaceae bacterium:
- a CDS encoding T9SS C-terminal target domain-containing protein has product MYSCLYLGINFKNQNTMLRKAFSILFLSVFSLTCLQAQSTDTLFYDGFDNPSNWNLTGSTPNSNVWVINSVYQGGQISGIINIPNVPSQPATIQNPNTNYLHPANTSLAAPSGINNANYFLGLGGNSIDARNLVSINTENYQDVTVSFYRTGGLNGLSLIYSTDGGGTWLVAADLTGSPANWTQETHQLAVFDGHQQLRIGFRFNDGAAGDPAPSHYHSIDEVRVTGVPAAPPVVIEAESDNLTYCTGDTITVSYTVTGDIDPGNTFTAELSDANGDFTNPLVLGTQTGTTDGVIVGVIPESIPPGTSYRVRVNSSQPPVEGMESLQDITINISPKVNLTPSQTVVCPGDTVVLSSGGAATYSWTPTTDVFPDSGNEVQAVINQSTGFEVVGTSAEGCTDNASATINIHNLPPQPEISQNSNTLSVNNPDGADVQWYFDGEPISGANQDDYDAEAFGLYQVVITTSDGCVLVSDEFNYFTISVQEVISSNINVYPNPVQNQLNISWIENDVTSVHLINMKGQYVYSNTEISGGNSLEIQTRDWPASVYFLHIQLKDGKTLQEKIIVQ; this is encoded by the coding sequence ATGTATTCTTGTTTATATTTGGGTATTAATTTTAAAAATCAAAATACCATGCTTAGAAAAGCTTTTTCAATCTTATTTTTAAGTGTTTTTTCATTAACATGCCTGCAGGCACAATCAACAGACACTTTATTTTACGATGGGTTTGATAATCCATCGAATTGGAACCTTACCGGAAGCACTCCAAACAGTAATGTTTGGGTCATTAACAGTGTTTATCAGGGTGGACAGATAAGTGGAATTATAAACATACCCAATGTTCCTTCTCAACCTGCCACCATTCAAAATCCAAACACAAACTATTTACATCCGGCTAATACAAGTTTAGCAGCTCCTTCCGGAATAAACAATGCAAATTACTTTCTCGGACTTGGAGGAAATTCAATTGATGCCAGAAATTTGGTTTCTATAAATACTGAAAACTATCAGGATGTAACTGTTTCTTTTTACCGTACCGGTGGCCTTAACGGACTTTCTCTTATATATAGTACTGACGGTGGAGGAACATGGTTGGTCGCCGCTGATTTAACCGGCTCACCGGCAAACTGGACACAGGAAACTCATCAGCTGGCAGTTTTTGACGGACATCAGCAACTGAGAATCGGTTTTCGTTTCAATGATGGCGCTGCGGGCGATCCGGCTCCTTCACATTATCACAGTATAGATGAAGTTAGGGTTACAGGTGTACCGGCTGCTCCACCTGTAGTTATTGAAGCAGAATCAGATAATTTAACATATTGTACCGGAGACACGATTACCGTGAGTTATACAGTAACCGGCGATATAGACCCGGGAAATACCTTTACGGCAGAACTTTCAGATGCAAATGGTGATTTTACAAATCCTCTTGTGTTAGGTACGCAAACAGGCACAACGGATGGCGTTATCGTGGGTGTAATTCCCGAAAGCATTCCTCCGGGAACTTCTTACAGAGTTCGTGTAAATAGCAGCCAACCTCCTGTTGAAGGAATGGAAAGCTTGCAGGATATAACGATAAATATTTCTCCAAAAGTAAACCTGACACCATCTCAAACGGTAGTTTGCCCGGGCGATACGGTAGTTTTAAGTTCCGGTGGCGCTGCTACATATTCATGGACACCAACCACTGATGTTTTTCCTGATAGCGGAAATGAAGTGCAGGCTGTTATAAACCAATCTACCGGCTTTGAAGTTGTCGGCACTTCAGCAGAAGGTTGTACAGATAATGCCTCGGCTACTATCAACATACATAATTTGCCTCCACAGCCGGAAATTAGCCAAAACAGCAATACTCTTAGCGTGAATAATCCGGATGGCGCAGACGTACAATGGTATTTTGATGGTGAGCCAATTAGCGGAGCAAATCAGGATGATTATGATGCAGAAGCATTTGGACTTTATCAGGTTGTGATAACTACAAGTGACGGATGTGTTCTGGTTTCTGATGAATTTAATTATTTCACTATCTCCGTGCAGGAAGTTATTTCATCAAACATAAATGTTTACCCTAATCCGGTACAAAATCAATTAAATATTTCCTGGATTGAAAATGATGTTACTTCTGTCCATTTGATTAACATGAAAGGGCAATATGTATATTCAAATACTGAAATTTCAGGAGGCAATAGTCTTGAAATTCAAACCCGTGACTGGCCGGCTTCAGTATATTTTTTACATATACAGTTGAAAGACGGTAAAACTCTTCAGGAAAAAATCATCGTTCAGTAA
- a CDS encoding diphthine--ammonia ligase — MKRKKCCLFWSGGKDSALALEYLLRDESIEVQCLATTINSETNRVSMHGVRLELIEKQAELCGIKLEKMILPGEVDNAIYEQVFSDFSESLLTKGIEVVAFGDIFLQDLRDYREKLFEGSGMEIYFPLWNKPTGELLKEFIDKRFDALVICTNSQLLGKEFLGQHLNETFRQRIPENVDPCGENGEYHSLVLNAPYFSNALEIKKGRAVLKKYKNDPAYAFYFLEVKPAY; from the coding sequence ATGAAAAGAAAAAAATGTTGCTTATTTTGGAGTGGAGGAAAAGATAGTGCGCTTGCACTTGAATATTTGTTAAGGGATGAAAGTATTGAAGTTCAGTGTCTGGCGACAACTATAAATAGCGAAACGAACAGAGTCAGCATGCATGGAGTCAGGCTTGAGTTGATTGAAAAGCAGGCAGAACTCTGCGGAATAAAACTGGAAAAAATGATTTTGCCGGGTGAAGTCGATAATGCTATTTATGAGCAGGTTTTTTCAGACTTTTCAGAAAGTCTTTTGACTAAGGGTATTGAAGTAGTAGCATTTGGGGATATATTTTTACAGGATCTCAGAGATTATCGGGAAAAATTGTTTGAAGGTAGCGGTATGGAGATTTATTTCCCGCTTTGGAATAAACCAACCGGCGAACTATTAAAAGAATTTATAGACAAGCGTTTTGATGCTTTAGTCATCTGCACAAATAGCCAATTATTAGGAAAAGAATTTTTAGGTCAACATCTGAATGAAACTTTCAGGCAGCGTATACCTGAAAACGTGGATCCCTGCGGAGAAAATGGAGAATATCACAGTCTGGTTTTAAATGCGCCTTATTTTTCAAATGCGCTTGAGATTAAAAAAGGCAGAGCCGTTTTAAAAAAGTATAAAAACGACCCTGCCTATGCATTTTATTTCTTAGAGGTTAAACCTGCTTACTGA
- a CDS encoding SAM-dependent methyltransferase: protein MSQLPKASLKLFPCTIGGEINYSIPEGVKMEILECRNFIVENERTARRFLKALDRNFPLEETQMSLLNKHSREQEIPLMLKALEQGNDVGILSESGCPAVGDPGALVVAMAHKKGYQVKPFTGPSSFLLALMASGLNGQQFAFHGYLPVQENEKIKSLKYLENESKAKNQTQLFMETPYRNIKFLAFILKTLNPSTFLCVASNLSCEDEYVRTMTVQDWRKTELPDIHKKPTVFLLQS, encoded by the coding sequence ATGAGCCAATTGCCAAAAGCAAGTTTAAAGCTTTTTCCCTGTACTATCGGAGGAGAAATTAATTATTCCATACCGGAGGGGGTTAAAATGGAAATCCTGGAATGCCGGAATTTTATTGTAGAAAATGAACGCACGGCACGTAGATTTCTAAAAGCACTTGACCGGAATTTTCCTTTGGAAGAAACCCAAATGAGTTTGTTAAATAAGCATAGCCGTGAACAAGAAATTCCATTGATGTTAAAAGCGCTTGAGCAGGGAAATGATGTGGGGATTTTATCTGAATCCGGTTGTCCTGCTGTTGGTGATCCGGGGGCTTTGGTGGTGGCAATGGCACATAAAAAAGGTTATCAGGTTAAGCCTTTTACAGGGCCCTCATCGTTTTTATTGGCTTTAATGGCTTCCGGTCTGAATGGTCAGCAATTTGCCTTTCACGGGTATCTGCCGGTTCAGGAAAATGAGAAAATAAAAAGCCTGAAATATTTGGAAAATGAATCAAAAGCTAAAAATCAAACGCAGTTGTTTATGGAAACGCCTTACAGGAACATTAAATTTTTAGCTTTCATTTTAAAAACATTAAACCCTTCAACTTTTTTATGTGTTGCCTCTAACTTGAGTTGTGAAGATGAGTATGTTAGAACTATGACAGTTCAAGACTGGAGAAAAACAGAATTGCCGGATATTCACAAAAAGCCAACTGTTTTTTTACTACAATCGTAA
- a CDS encoding RluA family pseudouridine synthase, translating to MISLKDIKERILFEDDSLIILNKPAGISVAGGNSAETHLLGILQKLKKSDLFLCHRIDKETTGCLVFAKDKEIFKKVYSQFSNHKVNKVYQALLTGVYPERPKIIELSLRETSTKTLIDKEGKFAHTEIIPLFSFGQHFTLCACKPLTGRRHQIRIHAAHDGHPLAGDELYGGKPVFLSHYDKKFNLGKFEEEKPISGNGFLLHAHTIEFLHPETGEHFSVNAPLPKQFNACLTQLEKKIGKRAYPKFEN from the coding sequence ATGATTTCACTGAAAGATATTAAAGAACGAATACTGTTTGAAGATGATTCACTCATAATTCTCAACAAACCGGCCGGCATTTCTGTCGCCGGAGGAAACAGCGCTGAAACACATTTGCTGGGCATTCTTCAGAAACTGAAAAAAAGTGACTTATTCCTTTGCCATAGAATTGATAAAGAAACGACCGGCTGTTTAGTTTTTGCCAAAGACAAAGAAATTTTCAAAAAAGTTTACAGCCAGTTCAGTAATCACAAAGTAAATAAGGTCTATCAAGCTCTACTTACCGGAGTATATCCGGAAAGACCAAAAATAATTGAGCTTTCATTAAGAGAAACCTCTACGAAAACACTTATTGATAAAGAAGGGAAGTTTGCACATACTGAAATTATTCCTTTATTCTCCTTTGGGCAACATTTTACTCTATGCGCTTGCAAACCATTGACAGGAAGACGGCATCAAATTAGAATACACGCAGCTCATGACGGACATCCATTGGCAGGTGATGAACTCTACGGCGGGAAGCCCGTTTTTCTTTCGCATTATGACAAAAAATTTAATTTAGGCAAGTTCGAAGAAGAAAAACCGATTAGTGGAAATGGTTTTTTACTCCATGCTCATACTATAGAATTTTTGCATCCGGAAACCGGAGAGCACTTTAGTGTCAATGCTCCCTTACCAAAACAATTTAATGCTTGCCTGACTCAATTAGAGAAAAAAATAGGCAAAAGAGCTTATCCTAAGTTTGAAAATTAA
- a CDS encoding asparagine--tRNA ligase, translated as MAHDYIKSLKAKIGEEVELKGWVSNKRSSKGLEFIILRDGSGFVQAVVSAEEVTAEVFENANKLTLESAVSLKGKVVADERQEGGVELQVNHLEIYHIGEEYPIAKKEHGIDFLMDKRHLWLRSRRQWAIMRIRNTIIQSVHGFFQQNGFIQMDAPLFTGNACEGTSTLFETDFYGDTAYLSQSGQLYGEAMALAQGKIYTFGPTFRAEKSKTRRHLSEFWMIEPEMAFYDLNMNMDLIESFVRHVVTEVLSKSEAELALIERDTESLKNVKKEFPRIPYDDAVKILRGEMKVKGLTSIETLETDLKNINEQIVAIKAEIAEREEKIKQAGIKKGERNFNLNKIGKLKAEAKDLQERSQNIPHWIESARNFQHGNDFGGSDETVLTRLFDAPVMVYNWPKAIKAFYMKQDENNPDLVKGVDLLAPEGFGEIIGGGERETDKDYLIEQIHKHKLPLEAFEWYLDLRRYGSVPHAGFGMGLERFVAWICGLHHVRETIPFPRMYGRLLP; from the coding sequence GTGGCACACGATTATATTAAAAGCTTAAAGGCAAAGATAGGAGAAGAAGTTGAGTTAAAAGGTTGGGTTTCAAACAAAAGAAGCAGCAAAGGCCTTGAATTTATAATTTTAAGAGACGGAAGTGGATTTGTGCAGGCGGTTGTCTCTGCTGAGGAGGTTACTGCAGAAGTTTTTGAAAATGCCAATAAGCTTACGTTGGAAAGTGCCGTATCCTTAAAGGGAAAGGTGGTAGCAGATGAACGCCAGGAAGGTGGTGTTGAATTACAGGTAAATCATTTGGAAATTTATCATATAGGGGAAGAATACCCGATTGCTAAGAAAGAGCATGGTATTGATTTTCTAATGGATAAAAGGCATTTGTGGTTGAGGTCAAGAAGGCAATGGGCAATTATGCGCATCCGGAACACCATTATACAGTCTGTACACGGTTTTTTTCAACAAAACGGATTCATTCAGATGGATGCGCCTTTATTTACCGGGAATGCCTGTGAAGGAACAAGTACATTGTTTGAAACCGATTTTTACGGAGATACGGCATACCTTTCTCAATCCGGTCAGCTGTATGGTGAAGCCATGGCGCTTGCACAAGGTAAAATTTATACTTTTGGTCCTACTTTCAGAGCCGAAAAATCGAAAACCAGACGTCATTTGTCAGAATTTTGGATGATAGAGCCCGAAATGGCATTTTATGATTTGAACATGAACATGGATTTGATTGAATCTTTTGTGAGACACGTGGTAACGGAAGTTCTTTCAAAATCAGAAGCTGAACTGGCTTTGATAGAAAGGGATACAGAAAGCCTGAAAAACGTAAAAAAAGAATTTCCCAGAATACCCTATGACGATGCCGTTAAAATTCTTCGTGGTGAGATGAAGGTTAAAGGATTAACTTCAATTGAAACGCTGGAAACGGATTTGAAAAACATCAATGAACAGATAGTGGCAATTAAAGCCGAGATTGCTGAGAGAGAAGAAAAAATAAAACAAGCCGGTATTAAAAAAGGTGAGCGCAACTTCAATTTAAACAAAATTGGAAAGCTGAAAGCAGAAGCAAAAGATTTGCAGGAGCGCTCACAAAACATTCCGCACTGGATTGAATCGGCACGTAATTTTCAGCATGGCAATGATTTCGGAGGCTCAGATGAAACGGTTTTAACCAGATTATTTGATGCGCCGGTGATGGTTTACAACTGGCCTAAAGCAATTAAAGCTTTTTACATGAAACAGGACGAAAACAATCCTGACCTGGTGAAAGGGGTTGACTTATTAGCTCCCGAAGGTTTCGGAGAAATCATTGGTGGTGGCGAAAGGGAAACGGATAAGGATTATCTCATTGAACAAATTCACAAGCATAAGCTGCCTTTAGAAGCATTTGAATGGTATCTGGATTTAAGACGTTACGGGTCGGTTCCTCATGCAGGTTTTGGTATGGGTCTTGAACGCTTTGTTGCCTGGATATGTGGATTGCATCACGTAAGAGAAACAATTCCATTTCCGAGAATGTATGGCAGACTGTTGCCTTAA
- the rpoN gene encoding RNA polymerase sigma-54 factor, translating to MLNQKLQQKLQQKLSPQQIQLMKLLQIPTIHLEQRIKEELETNPALDEGNEYDDEEDSTFDELSRDKEENNTDEKEEFDFSDYIDDDIPDYKTRDYNYTNDEEDKTMPVTVSQSFHEHLESQVGMLNLNEQEEKIARQLIGSIDDDGYLRREIDAISDDLAFSQNVMVEENEIRLVLDKIQQMDPPGVGATNLQECLQIQLEKIDREDSEFEVALRIIEDHFDSFTKKHYEKIQKSMSISESELRNALEIILKLNPKPGSAFNSAGKSQQYITPDFIITNQAGELILQLNQRNSPELRINKSYREMLENFSVKKKSNKSEKDTVQFIKQKIDSAKWFIDAINQRKNTLEITMRAIMQFQYEFFISGDETKLKPMILKNIADITKMDISTVSRVANSKYVQTEFGIFQLKYFFSESLQTDDGEEVSTREVKKILSDLIEAENKKKPLSDQNLMELLKEKGYNIARRTVAKYREQLHIPVARLRKSL from the coding sequence ATGTTAAATCAAAAATTACAACAGAAGCTACAACAGAAATTATCCCCGCAGCAAATTCAGTTGATGAAGCTGTTACAAATACCTACTATACATCTTGAACAACGTATAAAAGAGGAACTTGAAACAAACCCTGCTCTTGATGAAGGAAATGAGTATGATGACGAGGAGGATAGCACTTTTGATGAGCTGAGTCGTGATAAGGAAGAAAATAATACCGATGAAAAAGAAGAGTTTGATTTTTCAGACTATATCGATGACGATATCCCGGATTATAAAACCCGCGACTACAACTATACCAATGATGAAGAGGACAAAACTATGCCCGTTACTGTTTCTCAATCCTTTCATGAACATTTGGAAAGTCAGGTTGGCATGTTAAACCTAAATGAGCAGGAAGAAAAAATTGCCAGACAACTTATTGGAAGCATAGACGATGACGGCTATTTACGAAGAGAGATTGATGCGATTTCTGACGATTTGGCTTTTTCTCAAAATGTTATGGTTGAAGAAAATGAAATTCGCTTAGTGCTGGATAAAATTCAACAAATGGACCCTCCGGGTGTAGGCGCTACAAATTTACAGGAGTGTTTGCAAATACAACTTGAAAAAATTGACAGAGAGGACAGTGAGTTTGAGGTTGCCCTAAGAATTATAGAAGATCACTTTGATTCTTTTACCAAAAAACATTACGAAAAAATTCAAAAAAGCATGAGTATCTCTGAGTCTGAGCTTAGAAATGCTTTAGAAATTATCCTCAAGCTAAATCCCAAGCCGGGAAGTGCCTTTAACAGCGCCGGGAAAAGCCAGCAATACATAACCCCGGACTTTATAATTACAAATCAGGCAGGGGAGCTTATTCTCCAACTGAATCAAAGAAATTCGCCTGAGCTTAGGATTAACAAAAGCTACCGCGAAATGCTTGAGAATTTTAGTGTAAAGAAAAAAAGCAATAAGTCTGAAAAAGATACCGTGCAGTTTATAAAGCAAAAAATAGATTCAGCCAAGTGGTTTATAGATGCTATCAATCAAAGAAAAAACACTTTAGAAATTACTATGCGTGCAATTATGCAGTTTCAATATGAATTCTTTATCAGCGGGGATGAAACCAAATTAAAGCCCATGATTTTGAAAAACATAGCTGACATTACCAAAATGGATATTTCTACTGTTTCAAGGGTAGCAAACAGTAAATATGTGCAAACAGAATTTGGAATTTTTCAATTGAAATACTTCTTTTCTGAATCATTACAAACTGATGACGGAGAGGAAGTTTCTACCCGGGAAGTGAAAAAAATCCTCAGCGACCTGATTGAAGCGGAAAACAAGAAAAAACCCCTTTCAGATCAAAACTTAATGGAATTGTTGAAAGAAAAAGGGTATAATATTGCGCGTAGAACCGTAGCAAAATACAGAGAGCAGCTGCATATTCCGGTAGCTCGCTTGAGAAAAAGTCTGTAA
- a CDS encoding DUF2279 domain-containing protein, with amino-acid sequence MLIRVFILIFTLISHEFFSFKTHAYTPGNIEFDVEIDFAEEVPEYSFLERATELNRGRLWGVSGGLVGTWGITLIGLNELWYKDYERTSFQFFDDSREWLQMDKVGHVYNSYYMSRFGTGLYRWTGLEEKKAIWIGGLTGTFLLSAVEILDGFSAEWGFSISDFGANMLGSGIVIAQELAWQEQRISIKLSAFPQNYPDKLTERAEYLYGTGLHEMVLKDYNAITGWLSVNPASFLNEKPDWLPAWLNMAVGYGAGGMYGGFENVWCGLNNSADISDCPPEMIMDYSHIPRVRKYYLSPDIDFSRIETNSKVLDVLLEVLNIVKLPAPALEYNSQDKLRWHWLFF; translated from the coding sequence ATGTTAATACGGGTATTCATACTTATTTTTACGTTAATTTCTCATGAGTTTTTTTCTTTTAAAACGCATGCCTACACTCCCGGTAATATAGAATTTGATGTTGAAATAGACTTCGCTGAAGAAGTCCCTGAATATTCCTTTTTGGAACGAGCCACAGAGTTGAACAGGGGCAGGCTTTGGGGTGTGAGTGGAGGACTTGTAGGTACCTGGGGCATTACACTTATCGGATTGAATGAATTGTGGTATAAGGACTATGAAAGAACTTCCTTTCAATTCTTTGATGATAGTCGTGAGTGGCTTCAAATGGACAAGGTAGGCCATGTTTATAATTCATATTATATGAGCAGGTTCGGTACAGGATTGTATCGCTGGACCGGATTAGAGGAGAAAAAAGCGATTTGGATTGGGGGACTGACAGGTACATTTTTGTTATCGGCAGTTGAGATTTTGGACGGATTTTCAGCTGAATGGGGTTTTTCTATTAGCGATTTTGGTGCTAATATGCTGGGCTCCGGAATTGTTATAGCTCAAGAGTTGGCCTGGCAGGAGCAAAGAATAAGCATCAAATTATCTGCTTTTCCTCAAAACTATCCGGATAAACTGACTGAGCGGGCAGAATATTTGTATGGCACGGGTTTACACGAAATGGTTTTAAAAGATTACAATGCCATTACAGGCTGGCTGTCTGTAAATCCGGCATCTTTTTTAAACGAAAAACCGGACTGGCTGCCTGCCTGGTTAAATATGGCTGTCGGGTATGGTGCAGGGGGCATGTACGGAGGTTTTGAAAATGTTTGGTGCGGACTGAATAACTCAGCAGATATTTCTGATTGCCCTCCGGAAATGATCATGGATTACAGTCATATCCCCCGGGTTCGAAAGTATTATTTATCGCCCGATATAGATTTCAGCAGAATAGAAACGAATTCAAAAGTATTGGATGTTTTGCTGGAAGTGCTTAATATCGTAAAACTACCGGCCCCGGCTTTGGAATATAACTCACAAGACAAGCTTCGCTGGCATTGGCTCTTTTTTTAA
- a CDS encoding phosphoglucomutase/phosphomannomutase family protein, translated as MTKIKFGTDGWRAIIAKEYTIDNLARVAEATADWVLKNNKKKEIVLGYDCRFGGVMFAEACAKVYCSKGIKVKMSDGFVSTPMISLAAKKLNTGLGIIITASHNPPLYNGYKIKSPFGGPALQSEIDEVEALIPEKAEVPDLNLEDCKKDGLFEYVDLEKMYIDELVGNFDFEMIKKSGLTIAYDAMYGSGQNVIPAVLPDSVLLNCVHNPLFNGVAPEPLAKNLTELSETIKRSGDIDLGLAVDGDADRIALFDNQGKYVDSHHVILLLIHYLVKYKKMTGKVVIAFSVSNKVKKLCEHYGLEYEVTKIGFKHICEIMMKEDTLVGGEESGGIAVKGHIPERDGIWDGIVLLEFMAKTGKTLIDLIDEVYSIVGPFSYERNDLRLKDSEKQSIIDFCKNDKYQAFGEYKVEKIEKTDGFKFYLGNDRTIMIRPSGTEPVLRVYAEGKDAEEVQKMLKAVKATILD; from the coding sequence ATGACAAAGATAAAGTTTGGTACAGACGGATGGCGGGCAATTATAGCAAAAGAATACACCATTGATAACCTGGCAAGAGTTGCTGAGGCAACTGCCGACTGGGTTTTGAAAAATAATAAAAAGAAGGAAATCGTACTGGGCTATGATTGCCGTTTTGGCGGAGTGATGTTTGCTGAGGCCTGTGCAAAAGTTTATTGCAGCAAGGGTATCAAAGTAAAAATGTCTGACGGCTTTGTTTCTACTCCCATGATTTCACTGGCAGCTAAAAAACTAAATACAGGATTGGGTATCATCATTACTGCCAGCCACAATCCTCCTTTGTATAACGGATATAAAATCAAATCTCCATTTGGCGGACCGGCTTTGCAGTCTGAAATTGACGAGGTAGAAGCACTGATACCCGAAAAAGCGGAAGTTCCTGATTTAAACCTTGAAGATTGTAAAAAGGACGGCCTCTTTGAATATGTTGATTTGGAGAAAATGTATATAGATGAATTAGTAGGAAATTTTGATTTTGAAATGATTAAAAAATCCGGATTAACGATTGCTTATGATGCTATGTATGGTTCAGGCCAAAATGTAATTCCGGCAGTATTACCGGATTCTGTTTTGCTAAACTGTGTGCATAATCCCTTATTTAACGGAGTTGCTCCCGAACCCTTAGCAAAAAACTTAACAGAACTTTCTGAGACAATTAAGCGCTCCGGAGATATAGATTTAGGCTTAGCTGTGGATGGAGATGCTGACAGAATTGCTTTGTTTGACAATCAGGGAAAATACGTTGATTCGCACCATGTAATTTTACTGTTGATTCATTATCTGGTAAAATACAAAAAGATGACCGGCAAAGTTGTTATTGCATTTTCTGTCAGTAATAAAGTAAAAAAACTTTGTGAGCACTACGGACTTGAGTATGAAGTGACAAAAATTGGATTTAAGCATATCTGCGAAATTATGATGAAGGAAGACACCTTAGTAGGTGGCGAAGAGTCCGGAGGAATAGCCGTAAAAGGACATATACCGGAAAGAGACGGCATCTGGGATGGAATAGTTTTATTGGAATTTATGGCTAAAACAGGGAAAACCCTGATTGACTTAATTGATGAAGTGTATAGCATTGTAGGTCCTTTCTCATATGAACGAAATGACTTAAGGCTTAAAGATTCCGAGAAACAATCAATCATTGATTTTTGCAAAAATGATAAGTATCAGGCTTTTGGAGAGTACAAAGTAGAGAAAATTGAAAAAACCGATGGCTTTAAGTTTTATCTCGGAAACGATCGCACAATTATGATTAGACCTTCCGGAACGGAGCCGGTCCTGAGAGTTTATGCAGAAGGTAAAGATGCAGAGGAAGTTCAGAAAATGCTAAAAGCGGTAAAAGCAACTATTTTAGATTAA
- a CDS encoding protein-L-isoaspartate(D-aspartate) O-methyltransferase, producing MRAYTDSYRHKGLRKRLLKELREKGITDETLLEAMNNLPRHYFFDNAFMESAYEDKAFPIGEGQTISQPFTVAYQTQLLQIKPNEKVLEIGTGSGYQACILAEMNARVYTIERQRKLFEHTRELLPKIGYSNIKLFFGDGYAGLPAFSPFKKILVTAAAPEIPQPLLDQLDIGGMMVIPVDENENVQRMLRITKIDTEDFDKEEFDTFRFVPLLKGKQF from the coding sequence ATGCGCGCTTATACGGACAGTTACAGACATAAAGGATTGAGGAAACGGCTGCTGAAAGAATTGAGAGAAAAAGGAATTACCGACGAGACTCTGCTGGAAGCTATGAATAATTTGCCAAGACATTATTTCTTTGACAATGCCTTTATGGAAAGTGCTTATGAGGATAAGGCATTTCCGATTGGAGAAGGACAAACGATTTCACAACCCTTTACGGTAGCATATCAAACTCAGCTATTGCAGATTAAGCCCAATGAAAAAGTACTTGAAATAGGAACCGGCTCCGGTTATCAGGCCTGTATATTAGCAGAAATGAATGCCCGTGTATACACTATTGAGAGGCAGAGAAAGTTATTTGAACATACCCGCGAACTTTTACCCAAGATCGGATATTCCAATATAAAACTATTTTTTGGAGACGGATATGCCGGACTGCCGGCTTTTAGCCCTTTTAAGAAAATTTTAGTGACTGCAGCAGCTCCTGAAATACCTCAACCCTTATTAGATCAGCTGGATATTGGCGGGATGATGGTTATTCCGGTAGATGAAAATGAAAATGTTCAGCGAATGCTGAGAATTACAAAAATAGATACCGAGGATTTTGATAAAGAAGAATTTGATACTTTTCGCTTTGTTCCATTACTAAAAGGAAAGCAATTTTAA
- the smpB gene encoding SsrA-binding protein SmpB: protein MANQNINIRNKRAGFDYELVEKITAGIILTGTEIKSVREGKATINEAYCYFDNNGNLWIKNMHISEYKFGNIHNHDPIRERKLLLKKKELSKFHDKVKEKGLTVVPVKLFLSERGWAKLVVALAKGKKVHDKRSTIKERDIKKEMDREMKRY from the coding sequence ATGGCTAATCAAAATATTAATATCAGGAATAAAAGGGCCGGCTTTGATTATGAACTGGTCGAAAAAATAACGGCAGGAATTATACTCACCGGCACTGAAATAAAGTCTGTAAGAGAGGGAAAGGCAACGATAAATGAAGCCTACTGCTATTTTGATAATAACGGAAACTTATGGATTAAGAACATGCATATTTCTGAATACAAGTTCGGGAACATACATAATCACGACCCCATCAGAGAGCGAAAACTTCTTTTAAAAAAGAAAGAATTGTCAAAATTTCATGATAAAGTAAAGGAAAAAGGCCTCACGGTTGTACCGGTGAAATTATTTCTTTCAGAAAGGGGGTGGGCAAAGCTTGTGGTGGCTTTAGCAAAAGGAAAAAAAGTACATGACAAGCGAAGTACTATAAAGGAAAGAGACATTAAAAAAGAAATGGATCGCGAAATGAAGCGATATTAA